From Triticum urartu cultivar G1812 chromosome 2, Tu2.1, whole genome shotgun sequence, a single genomic window includes:
- the LOC125535679 gene encoding peroxidase 2-like — protein sequence MASSSLSAVLLLCLAVAASAQLSPTFYDTTCPNALATIKSAVTAAVNKENRMGASLLRLHFHDCFVQGCDASVLLSGMEQNAIPNVMSLRGFEVIDSIKAQLETMCKQTVSCADILTVAARDSVVALGGPSWTVPLGRRDSTNANEAAANNELPPPFFDLVNLTQSFGGKGFTVTDMVALSGAHTIGQAQCQNFRDRLYNETNINSGFATSLKANCPQPTGSGDRNLANLDVSTPYSFDNAYYNNLKSQKGLLHSDQVLFTGTGGGTDNTVNNFASNPAAFSSAFASAMVKMGNLSPLTGSQGQVRISCSKVN from the exons ATGGCCTCTTCGTCTCTATCAGCCGTGTTGCTCTTGTGCCTGGCCGTGGCGGCGTCGGCGCAGCTGTCGCCGACGTTCTACGACACGACGTGCCCGAACGCTCTGGCGACCATCAAGTCCGCCGTGACGGCCGCCGTGAACAAGGAGAACCGCATGGGCGCGTCGCTGCTCCGGCTGCACTTCCACGATTGCTTCGTCCAA GGTTGCGACGCGTCTGTTCTGCTGTCAGGCATGGAACAAAACGCTATCCCGAACGTGATGTCACTGCGAGGCTTCGAAGTCATCGACAGCATCAAGGCGCAGCTCGAGACCATGTGCAAGCAGACTGTCTCCTGCGCCGACATCCTCACCGTCGCCGCCCGCGACTCCGTCGTCGCC TTGGGAGGGCCTTCGTGGACAGTTCCTCTAGGAAGGAGGGACTCCACCAACGCAAACGAAGCGGCGGCGAACAACGAGCTACCTCCCCCATTCTTCGACCTCGTAAACCTCACCCAGTCCTTCGGCGGCAAGGGCTTCACCGTGACCgacatggtcgcactctccggcgCCCACACCATCGGGCAGGCGCAGTGCCAGAACTTCAGGGACAGACTCTACAACGAGACCAACATCAACTCCGGCTTCGCGACGTCGCTCAAAGCCAACTGCCCCCAGCCGACCGGCTCCGGTGACCGTAACCTGGCCAATCTGGACGTGTCGACTCCGTACTCCTTTGACAACGCTTACTACAACAACCTCAAGTCTCAGAAGGGGCTCCTGCACTCCGACCAGGTGCTCTTCACGGGCACCGGTGGCGGCACCGACAACACCGTCAACAACTTCGCAAGCAACCCAGCGGCGTTCAGCAGCGCCTTCGCCTCCGCCATGGTGAAGATGGGGAACCTTAGCCCGTTGACTGGCTCTCAGGGCCAGGTCAGGATCAGCTGCTCCAAGGTGAATTAA